GCCGGCCGTCACCGGTTCCCGGCCCGGCGGAGGTCAGCGGCTGGCGGCGGCCCGCTGGGCGGCGGTGAAGGTGAAGGCGATCGTCGACGTCCTGCCCTGGAAGGCCACGCCGGCCGTCGACGGCAGCGAGACCGTCACCCGCAGGTGGTTGGTGGTCCCCGGCGACGTGACCAGGCCGGGCATCGCCAGGTTGGCGCCGACGACGGGCCGCGAGGCGATGACCGTCGACGTGGTCCCCGCGCAGGTGTACGTGTACGCCGGGGCCGTGCCCGCCTCGGTCCACGGCACCGAGCACCGGGCGACGACCAGCTGGAGCCCGTTGGTGGTGTCGGTGTCGAGGAGCGAGCTCGTGGTGGCCGTCGTGGTGAGGGCGACGGCCGAGAGGGCCACGCTGCCCGTGTTGACCACGTCGACGCTGCGCTGCGCGCTGTCTCCGGGGGCGAGGCCGGCGGCGCCGACGGTCAGCCGGTTGGCGGAGGTGCCCGGGGCGCCGAGGGCGATCACCACGGTGCCGGTCGAGGCGCCGCCGCCGGCCGAGGCCGCCGACGTGAACGTGGCGTACGTGCCGCCGCCGACCAGGGCGGCGGCCGCACCGATCGTCGCCAGGGTGAGGAGCAGCCGCTGGTGGCGAGGGTCCGGGCCGGAGCGCCGGCGGCCCCCGCCGACCAGGGTCGCGATCGTCCGGGCCACCACGATGGCCATCGGCCGCCGGCTCCGCCGGATGAGCCGAACTCGCCGATTCTTCCGACTCCGCCGGGCCGGCCGGGCCCGCCGGCCCCGTCAGCCGTGGGCGTCGCCCCGGAGCACGATCGTCGCCCGGCGCACGAGCGCGCCGGCCGTCAGCCACCGGCTGGCCGCGTCGGGGTCGCCGCCGGCCAGCGAGCCGGCCCAGCCGCGGCGCAGCCGCCGCTCGACCCCGCTGAGGTGGGCGGCGACGGTCGAGGCGTGGTCGTCCGGGGGCGGGCCGGCCGTCCGCTGGTGGCCCCGCTTGGCCGCGTACATGGCCCGGTCGGCCCGGTCGACCAGCGCCACGGCGTCGTCCCGGTGGGACGACGTGACGGCCACGCCGACCGTCGCGCCCACGGTCACCTCGATGCCGTGGGC
This Acidimicrobiales bacterium DNA region includes the following protein-coding sequences:
- a CDS encoding TasA family protein translates to MAIVVARTIATLVGGGRRRSGPDPRHQRLLLTLATIGAAAALVGGGTYATFTSAASAGGGASTGTVVIALGAPGTSANRLTVGAAGLAPGDSAQRSVDVVNTGSVALSAVALTTTATTSSLLDTDTTNGLQLVVARCSVPWTEAGTAPAYTYTCAGTTSTVIASRPVVGANLAMPGLVTSPGTTNHLRVTVSLPSTAGVAFQGRTSTIAFTFTAAQRAAASR